A region from the Variovorax sp. RKNM96 genome encodes:
- a CDS encoding class 1 fructose-bisphosphatase, with protein MAQQQKISLTRYLVEQQRADGLIPGQLRLLLEVVARACKSISQAVNKGALGGVLGTAESENVQGEIQKKLDIIANEVLIEANEWGGHLAAMASEEMETIHVVPNRYPQGEYLLMFDPLDGSSNIDVNVSIGTIFSVLKKPDDTPGVQEADFLQAGTQQVAAGYCIYGPQTTLVLTVGNGVAMFTLDREQGSFVLTQEDIQIPADTKEFAINMSNMRHWDEPMKRYIDECLAGKEGPRGKDFNMRWIASMVADVHRILMRGGVFMYPWDKREPEKAGKLRLMYEANPMSWLVEQAGGAATNGKQRILDLKPTKLHERVSVMLGSRNEVERLTQYHAEKG; from the coding sequence ATGGCTCAACAACAGAAGATTTCCCTCACCCGCTACCTCGTCGAACAACAGCGCGCCGACGGCCTCATTCCGGGCCAGCTGCGCCTGCTGCTCGAAGTGGTGGCCCGTGCGTGCAAGAGCATCAGCCAGGCCGTCAACAAGGGCGCGCTGGGCGGTGTGCTCGGCACGGCCGAGAGCGAGAACGTGCAGGGCGAGATCCAGAAGAAGCTGGACATCATCGCCAACGAAGTGCTCATCGAGGCCAACGAATGGGGCGGCCACCTCGCGGCCATGGCCAGCGAAGAGATGGAAACCATCCACGTGGTGCCCAACCGCTACCCGCAGGGCGAATACCTGTTGATGTTCGACCCGCTGGACGGCAGCAGCAACATCGACGTGAACGTGAGCATCGGCACCATCTTCAGCGTGCTGAAGAAGCCCGACGACACCCCCGGCGTGCAGGAAGCCGACTTCCTGCAGGCCGGCACGCAACAGGTGGCCGCGGGCTACTGCATCTACGGCCCGCAGACCACGCTGGTGCTCACCGTGGGCAACGGCGTGGCCATGTTCACGCTCGACCGCGAGCAAGGCAGCTTCGTGCTGACGCAGGAAGACATCCAGATTCCGGCGGACACCAAGGAATTCGCGATCAACATGAGCAACATGCGCCACTGGGACGAGCCCATGAAGCGCTACATCGACGAGTGCCTGGCCGGCAAGGAAGGCCCGCGCGGCAAGGACTTCAACATGCGCTGGATTGCCAGCATGGTGGCCGACGTGCACCGCATCCTGATGCGCGGCGGCGTGTTCATGTACCCGTGGGACAAGCGCGAGCCCGAGAAGGCCGGCAAGCTGCGGCTGATGTACGAGGCCAACCCGATGAGCTGGCTGGTCGAGCAGGCCGGCGGCGCGGCCACCAACGGCAAGCAGCGCATCCTGGACCTGAAGCCCACCAAGCTGCACGAGCGGGTGAGCGTGATGTTGGGTTCGCGTAACGAAGTTGAGCGTTTGACCCAGTACCACGCCGAAAAGGGCTGA
- the pepN gene encoding aminopeptidase N — MMLRDGQGQPIAIRREDYAAPGYWIDTVDLTFDLDPAKTRVLNRMRLRRNPDAPIQPLRLDGDELNLARVLVNGQGASFRMEGDQLVIDGLPYAEEGDFELEIFTTCCPIKNTKLMGLFVSEDTFFTQCEAEGFRRITYFLDRPDVMSTYTVTLRAAKAAYPVLLSNGNLVEQGDLPEGRHFAKWVDPFRKPSYLFALVAGKLVAREQRITARNGKEHLLQVYVRAGDLDKTEHAMNSLIHSVLWDEARFGLPLDLDRFMIVATSDFNMGAMENKGLNIFNTKYVLANQATATDADYSNIESVVGHEYFHNWSGDRVTCRDWFQLSLKEGLTVFRDQEFSQDLCADASARAVKRIEDVRVLRTAQFPEDAGPMAHPVRPDSYIEISNFYTVTIYEKGAEVVRMMQTLVGRKGFEKGITLYFERHDGHAVTCDDFAQAIADANPESELSRLLPQFKRWYSQAGTPRLAAHGVYDAQNRSYTLSVVQSCPPTPGQPTKEPFVIPLNIGLLDANGRELPLQLEGESDVTRGTRTLVLSRAGEQITFVGLDAEPVPSILRGFSAPVILDFEYTDAQLLTLLANDPDPFNRWEAGQRLGLRAALHGIAALATDTTPVLNDAYIDAMRSVLRNPQLDAAFKELVLTLPSETYIAEQLDVVDPQRVHLVREAMRAQLATALFADWEQVYEENHDTGAYTPDPTSSGRRALAGMALNFLCLAARASGDTVWPGKTLQRFKDAGNMTDRFNALNALVSSGHTLAAQALARFHAIFKDEALVIDKWFSLQAGASDRGGDILPLVKQLMKHPDFSLKNPNRARSVIFSYCSANPGAFHRPDAAGYVFWSDRVIELDAINPQVAARLARALDRWSKLAEPYRSAAREAIARVAAKPDLSKDTHEVVTRALAGN; from the coding sequence ATGATGCTGCGTGACGGCCAAGGCCAACCGATTGCCATTCGACGCGAAGACTATGCCGCCCCGGGCTACTGGATCGACACCGTCGACCTGACCTTCGACCTCGACCCCGCCAAGACCCGCGTGCTCAACCGCATGCGGCTGCGCCGCAACCCCGATGCGCCCATCCAGCCGCTGCGGCTCGATGGCGACGAGCTCAACCTCGCGCGCGTGCTCGTCAACGGCCAGGGCGCCTCGTTCCGCATGGAAGGCGACCAGCTCGTCATCGACGGCCTGCCCTACGCGGAAGAAGGCGACTTCGAGCTCGAGATCTTCACCACCTGCTGCCCCATCAAGAACACCAAGCTGATGGGCCTGTTCGTGAGCGAAGACACCTTCTTCACGCAGTGCGAGGCCGAGGGCTTTCGCCGCATCACCTATTTCCTCGACCGCCCGGACGTGATGTCGACCTACACCGTGACGCTGCGCGCCGCCAAGGCCGCGTACCCGGTGCTCCTGTCGAACGGCAACCTCGTCGAGCAGGGCGACCTGCCCGAGGGCCGCCACTTCGCCAAGTGGGTCGACCCATTCCGCAAACCCAGCTATCTGTTCGCCCTGGTGGCCGGCAAGCTGGTGGCGCGCGAGCAGCGCATCACCGCGCGCAACGGCAAGGAGCACTTGCTGCAGGTGTATGTGCGCGCCGGCGACCTCGACAAGACCGAGCACGCGATGAACTCGCTCATCCATTCGGTGCTGTGGGACGAGGCCCGCTTCGGCCTGCCGCTCGACCTGGACCGCTTCATGATCGTTGCCACCAGCGACTTCAACATGGGCGCGATGGAGAACAAGGGCCTGAACATCTTCAACACGAAGTACGTTCTGGCCAACCAGGCCACCGCCACCGATGCCGACTACAGCAACATCGAGAGCGTGGTCGGCCACGAGTACTTCCACAACTGGAGCGGCGATCGCGTGACCTGCCGCGACTGGTTCCAGCTCTCGCTGAAGGAAGGCCTCACCGTCTTCCGCGACCAGGAGTTCAGCCAGGACCTGTGCGCCGACGCCTCGGCCCGCGCCGTGAAGCGCATCGAGGACGTGCGCGTTCTGCGCACCGCCCAGTTCCCCGAAGACGCCGGCCCCATGGCCCACCCGGTGCGGCCCGACAGCTACATCGAGATCAGCAACTTCTACACCGTCACCATCTATGAAAAGGGTGCCGAGGTCGTTCGCATGATGCAGACGCTGGTCGGCCGCAAGGGCTTCGAAAAGGGCATCACCCTCTACTTCGAGCGCCACGACGGCCACGCCGTGACCTGCGACGACTTTGCGCAGGCCATTGCCGATGCCAACCCCGAATCGGAACTGTCGCGCCTCCTGCCCCAGTTCAAGCGCTGGTACAGCCAGGCCGGCACGCCCCGCCTTGCGGCGCACGGCGTGTACGACGCGCAGAACCGCAGCTACACGCTGAGCGTGGTGCAAAGCTGCCCGCCCACGCCGGGCCAGCCGACGAAGGAGCCCTTCGTCATTCCGCTGAACATCGGCCTGCTCGATGCCAACGGGCGCGAGCTGCCGTTGCAACTCGAAGGCGAAAGCGACGTGACGCGCGGCACCCGCACGCTGGTGCTCTCGCGTGCCGGCGAGCAGATCACCTTTGTCGGCCTCGACGCCGAGCCCGTGCCTTCGATCCTGCGTGGCTTCAGCGCGCCGGTGATCCTCGACTTCGAGTACACCGACGCCCAACTGCTCACCCTGCTGGCCAACGACCCCGACCCGTTCAACCGCTGGGAAGCCGGCCAGCGCCTGGGCCTGCGCGCCGCGCTGCACGGCATTGCCGCCCTTGCGACCGACACCACCCCGGTGCTGAACGACGCCTACATCGACGCCATGCGCAGCGTGCTGCGCAACCCGCAGCTCGACGCCGCCTTCAAGGAGCTGGTGCTCACGCTGCCGTCGGAAACCTACATCGCCGAACAGCTCGACGTGGTCGATCCGCAGCGCGTGCACCTGGTGCGCGAAGCCATGCGCGCCCAGCTCGCCACCGCCCTCTTTGCCGATTGGGAACAGGTGTACGAAGAGAACCACGACACCGGCGCCTACACGCCCGACCCGACCTCCTCGGGCCGCCGCGCGCTGGCCGGCATGGCGCTCAACTTCCTGTGCCTGGCGGCGCGCGCCTCGGGCGACACCGTGTGGCCCGGCAAGACGCTGCAGCGCTTCAAAGATGCGGGCAACATGACCGACCGCTTCAACGCGCTCAACGCGCTGGTGTCGTCGGGCCACACGCTCGCGGCGCAGGCGCTTGCGCGGTTCCACGCCATCTTCAAGGACGAGGCGCTGGTCATCGACAAGTGGTTCTCGCTGCAGGCCGGTGCCAGTGACCGCGGCGGCGACATCCTGCCGCTGGTCAAGCAGTTGATGAAGCACCCGGACTTCTCGCTCAAGAACCCGAACCGCGCGCGCAGCGTGATCTTCAGTTACTGCAGCGCGAACCCCGGCGCCTTCCACCGCCCCGACGCGGCCGGCTATGTGTTCTGGAGCGACCGCGTGATCGAGCTGGACGCCATCAACCCGCAGGTGGCCGCACGCCTGGCGCGCGCGCTCGACCGCTGGAGCAAGCTGGCCGAGCCGTACCGCAGCGCCGCGCGCGAAGCCATCGCCCGCGTGGCCGCCAAGCCGGACCTGAGCAAGGACACCCACGAAGTCGTTACCCGCGCCCTGGCCGGCAACTGA
- a CDS encoding DUF4124 domain-containing protein — translation MFHSALSKSRLFIGVVAVHLLGASSAYAQPKVYRCEANGKVSYSDAPCVGAKVIDATPTQGMDKMGGSSRKGREVQQDEFHRQFDSAMRPLHGRSHEDMNIARRRVNLPAGDQAQCGHLDRQIPSLEADTNHATAEAKARTEVDLYKARKRFFDLKC, via the coding sequence ATGTTTCACTCCGCCCTGTCCAAGAGCCGGCTCTTTATCGGTGTCGTCGCCGTGCACCTGCTCGGCGCCTCGTCGGCTTACGCCCAGCCCAAGGTCTACCGATGCGAGGCGAACGGCAAAGTCTCCTACTCAGACGCCCCCTGTGTGGGCGCGAAAGTTATCGACGCAACGCCGACCCAAGGCATGGACAAGATGGGCGGAAGTTCCCGCAAGGGCCGGGAAGTTCAGCAAGACGAGTTCCATCGTCAATTCGACAGCGCGATGCGTCCCTTGCACGGGCGCTCACACGAGGATATGAACATTGCACGTCGCCGCGTGAACCTTCCTGCAGGTGATCAAGCTCAGTGCGGCCATCTTGATCGACAGATACCCTCACTAGAGGCCGACACAAACCACGCGACCGCGGAAGCAAAGGCTAGAACGGAAGTAGATCTCTACAAAGCGCGCAAGCGCTTCTTCGACTTGAAGTGCTGA